Part of the Georgenia sp. TF02-10 genome, CGCCGCGCAGCGCGGCCTCGTCCACCCGGCCCGGGTCCTGGACCTCCACCCGCAGCCTGGTGATGCAGGCCTCCAGGTCGAGGATGTTGTCGCTGCCGCCGAGGCCAGCGAGGATCGCCTCCGCCGTGTCCATGTGCTCCCCTTCGGGTGGGTCCGCCGCCCGGGTGGGGGAGGCAGGTCCGGGCCCGCGGTGGTCCAGACGTCTAGATCACAGCGCGCGTGCCGTGCACGTGTCAAGCGGGACCGGGGTCGCCGTCCAGCGACGGGGCCGACGGCGGCTCGCCCGTCCGTGCGCCCGACGGCGGCTCGCCGTCCGTGCGCCCGACGGCGGCCAGCGCGCCAACGCCGGTCCGTCACTCCTCGGGCTCCCGGCCCCACAGCTCCTCCAGGTCGCTGGCCAGGGTGTCCGCCTCCGGCCCGACGACCACCTGGACCACCCGGCCGCGGAGGAGGAACCCGTGGCAGCCGGCGGCCCGCAGGGCTGCCGGGTCCACCCGGACCGGGTCCACGACCTCGGCGCGCAGCCGGGTGACGCACGGCTCGATCTCGCGGATGTTGTCGGCCCCGCCGAGGGCGGTGACGATCAGCTCGACGTCCTTCATGACAGACCTCCCTTGGCGTGCACGGGCAGCGGCCGGCCCGACCCGGCGCCCGACCGCCACGGCGGCGCCACCGCCGGGCTGGGCGGGCTGACCGGCGCCCACAGGGCGTACCGGTCCCCGCGGTAGATCGACCTGGCGTAGGACACCGCGACGTTGGCGCTGAAGGTGCGCCGGGTGATGAGCAGCCCCGCCGCGCCGTCGGGCACGCCGAGCAGGGCGGCCGAGCGGTCCCGGACCGTCACGGCCTCGATCACGTCCTCGCCCCACGACGGCGGGTAGCCGTGCTGGGCCAGGGCGGCGAACGTGCCGTCGGCGTGCTCGGCGTCGAGCAGGCCGGGCACCAGGTCCGCCGGGACCCAGTTCTCCTCCAGCGCCATCGGCACCCCGTCGGCGACCCGGACCCGGTGCAGGTAGTACACCCCGGCCCCGGCGGGGCGCTCGAGCGCCGCGGCGACCTCGGCCGGCGCGGCCACCTGCGCGGCGGTGAGCACCCGGGAGCTCGGCTCCATGTGCCGCCGGCGCATCTCCTCGTCGAAGGAGGTCAGCCGCAGCTGCATGTCCACCTTGGGCTGCGCCACGAAGGTCCCGCGGCCCTGGACCCGCTCGAGCAGCCCGTCCACGACCAGCGCGTCCACGGCCTGGCGCACCGTCATCCGGGAGACGCCGAAGCGCTCGCACAGCTCCCGCTCCGACGGGATCTTGCTGCCCGGCGGCGCCAGCCCGTCCTCGACCAGGCCGAGGAGGTACTCCCGCACCGTCGTGTACTTCATCCCGCGCTCCTTCCCCGCCCGCCGTCGACGCACCAACCACCCCGCCCGCCGTCGGACGCACCAGCCCCGTCCACCGCCACCAGCCGGCCCGGCGACGGCGCCCGGCCCGGCCGGACCGACCCGCCCCAGCCTGCCGACCCCCGGTGCTTGACACCGTGCGCCGGACGCGGTCTAGTGGCCCTGCGAGTGGTCCAGACCACTACCGTACGCGGTCCGGACGCCGACGTAACCCGGTCGGGACGCTGACGTATCCACTGCCGGGCAGGGCGGCGACGGCGCGCCGGAGAACAAGGAGACATGATGACAACGGCAACGTCGGCTGCGGGCACCCGCGGCAAGCGGCAGATCCCCGGGTTCGCGCAGCTGCAGCGCGTGGGCCGCTCCCTCATGCTGCCGATCGCCACCCTGCCCGCCGCCGGGCTCCTGCTGCGCTTCGGCCAGCCGGACCTCCTGGGCGCGGAGGGGGTGTCGAGCTGGAACGGCTTCGGCTGGGTGCAGCCGGTGGCGGACGTCCTCGCCGCCGCCGGCGGGGCCATCCTGGACAACCTGGCGATCATCTTCGCCCTCGGTGTCGCCATCGGGTTCGCCCGGAAGTCGGACGGGTCGACGGCGCTCGCCGCCCTGATCGGCTACCTCACCTTCAACGCGGTGCTCGGTGCGCTGGCGCCGTACTTCGGCGCCGGCGCCGAGGGCGAGGAGACGATCAACTACGGGGTCCTCGGCGGCATCACCATCGGCATCATCGCCGCCCTGCTGTGGCAGCGGTTCTACCGCACCAAGCTCCCGCCCTACCTGGCGTTCTTCGGCGGCCGGCGGCTGGTGCCGATCATCACCGCGTTCGCGGCGGTCGTCGTCGCCGTGCTCTTCGCGCTGATCTACCCGGCGTTCAACTTCGTCATCGGCGGCTTCGGCGACTGGGTCACGCACCCGGGCAACTCGGTCATCGGCGGCTTCGTCTTCGGCACCGTCAACCGGCTGCTGATCCCGTTCGGGCTGCACCACCTGCTGAACAACCTGCCCTGGTTCCAGTTCGGCGAGTTCACCAACCCCGCCACCGGCGAGGTGGCCCAGGGCGACATCTACCGCTTCCTGGCCGGCGACCCGAGCGCCGGCACCTTCATGACCGGGTTCTTCCCCATCATGATGTTCGCCCTGCCCGCCGCGGCGCTGGCCATCTGGCGCACGGCCCGGCCGGAGCGGCGCAAGGTCACCGGCGGCATCATGGTCTCCGTCGCCCTGACCGCGTTCCTCACCGGCATCACCGAGCCGCTGGAGTACGCCTTCGCCTACGTGGCCTTCCCGCTCTACGCCGTCCACGCCCTGCTGACCGGCACCTCCCTGGCGCTGGTCAACGCCCTGGACCTGCACCACGGGTTCACCTTCTCCGCCGGCGCGATCGACTACCTGCTCAACTTCGGCATCGCCACCCGGCCGCTGCTCCTCGTCCCAATCGGCCTGGCCTACGCCGTCATCTACTACTTCCTGTTCAGCTGGGCGATCCGCCGGTTCAACCTCATGACGCCGGGCCGGGAGGTCGAGGGGGCCGGCGGCACGGCGGCACCCTCGGTCTTCGACGAGGCGCAGGAGGCGGCGGCGGTGTCTACCGGCAAGCGCGCCGCCGAGGCCGACGTGCGGGCCGAGCGGACCGACCCGCGCCGCGCCGCCGCCGACGCCGCCACCGAGCCGGGCAAGACGCCCGGCGAGGAGGCCCGGGACGTGCGCGACACGGGCACGGAGTTCCCGGAGAACCGGGACCGGGGCCGCTGAGGAAAGGCCGGGGCCGGCCGGCACCGGTCCCGCCAGGTCCGCGGGCGCCGTCGTGCGGACGACGGCGCCCGCTGCCGTGTGAGGACGACGGCGCCCCGCCGAGCCTCGCTGGCGTGGACCCTCGGCCCGCCGGACCGGACCTACCGAGCGATACCCTGCCGGTCGTGAGCATCCTCGTCATCGGCGGCGCCGGGTACATCGGCGCCCACGTGGTCCGCCTCCTCCAGCAGCGCGGCGAGGACGTCGTCGTCGTCGACGACCTGTCCACCGGGACGGCCGACCGGACCGGTGACGCCGTCCTGGTCGAGCTCGACGTCGCCGCCCCGCACGCGCAGGAGCGGCTCGAGCAGGTCATGCGCGAGCACGCCACCACCGCCGTCATCCACTTCGCCGCCCGCAAGCAGGTGGGGGAGTCGGTGGCGAGGCCGGCCTGGTACTACCAGCAGAACGTCGGCGGGATGGCGAACCTGCTCGCGGCCATGGAGGCCGCCGGGGTGCGGCAGATGATCTTCTCCTCCTCCGCCGCCGTCTACGGCATGCCCGCGGTGGAGACCGTCACCGAGGACACCGAATGCCACCCCATCAACCCCTACGGGGAGACCAAGCTCGTCGGGGAGTGGCTGCTCGCGGACTGCGCCCGGGCCTGGGGCCTGCGCTGGGCCGGGCTGCGGTACTTCAACGTCGCCGGCGCCGGGTGGCCGGACCTTGGTGACCCCGCGGTGCTCAACCTCGTGCCGATGGTGCTGGACCGGCTCGCCCGCGGGGAGCGGCCGAAGATCTTCGGGGACGACTACCCCACCCCGGACGGGACCTGCATCCGGGACTACATCCACGTCCTCGACCTGGCCCAGGCGCACCTGGCGGCGATGGACCACCTCGCCGCCGACGGCGAGCTGACCGAGCACGTCTTCAACGTCGGTACCGGCACCGGGGCCTCCGTCCGGCAGGTCGTCGAGGAGATCGGCGCCGCCTCCGGGCTGGACGTCACCGCCGACGTCGAGCCGCGCCGGCCCGGCGACCCGCCCCGGCTGGTCGCCTCCGCGGACCGGATCGGGCAGGTGCTGGGCTGGAAGGCCGAGCACGGCCTGACCGACATCATCCGCAGCGCCTGGGAGGCCTGGCAGGCGGGGCCGCGCCGGATCGGCTGAGGCCAGGTCAACGGGCCGCACGAAGCTCGGCGGCGAAGCCGCCGCGCCAGTCGGGGTGGGCTGGCCGCCAGCCCAGCTCGGCCTTGGCTCTGGTGTTGTCGGACCCGCGGGCTGTCGTCATCATGTGCACCAGCCCCGTGCCGCCGACCGCTCGGGCCAGCCACACCGGCAGACGTCGCGGTTCCGGCGCACCCAGCATGCGCGCCACCTCCGGCAGCCATTCCCCCACCCGCACCGGGTCGTCGTCGACGACGTTGTAGACGCCGTGGCCCCGAGCCAGGGCGGCCACCGCAGCATCCGCGGCGTCCTCGACGTGCAGGAACGACCACACCGCTCCGGCGTCCCCGACGAGCGGGAAGCGGCGACGGCGGATCGCCTCGACCTGGGCGCCGCGAGCACCGAGCGAGGTCCCGGGGCCGTAGAGCGCGCCGTACCGCAGGACCACCCCGTTCGGGTAGCTCGTGACCAGCCGCTCGAGCTCGACGATCGCGGCGAAGGTACGCCGGAACGCCGGTGCGGGATCCGGGTCCAGGCGGTCCTGCTCGGTCTTGACCGACCCGCCCTCCGGGGCCCAGGGCCAGCCGCAGAAGCTCTGCGCCACCAGCTGCGGCGGTCGCGGGAGCGCGTGCGCGGCGGTGATCAGGGTGCGGGTGCCGGCGGTGCGCAACCGGTTGGTGACCGCGAACGCCCGGTCGAAGCGGCGCACGTTGTTGCCGAGCCCGGACAGGGCCGTCGCCTGGTGGATGATGGCGTCCGGCTGGTGGTCCGCGACGAGCGCGGCCGTGGCGGCGGCGTCGAGCAGGTCCAGCCGCCGGAGCTGCACGCCCTCGGGCACCGCGCGCGGCACGTGGCGGGCCGTGGCCACGACCTCGTGGCCGGCCTCGGCCAGCCTGGCGAGCAGGGGCCGACCCACCACCCCGGTGGCGCCCACGACGAGTACCTTCATCGCTTCCTCCTGGTGACCGAGATCCGAGCCAGACACTTGGGCCGGCGCTCCGGGGATCGGTGTTTGACACCTCCCGCGGCTCACCCCCCGCCGGGCAGCACCTCCGCAGCCAACGACGACAGCCGGGGGTCGGCCAGCGGCAGCCGCGCGATCTCGTCCAGCGTGAACCACCCGATGGCCTGGTGCTCATCCAAGGCGGTGTTGCGGGCCTCACCGCGCCATCGCTCCACCCGGAGCACGGTCAGGTCCGCCCGGTCGATCACCACCCGCCAGCGCTGGCCGACCGCCGAGACGTCGATGCCCAGCTCCTCCCGGCACTCCCGGCGCAGGGCCTCGACCGCGCTCTCCCCGCTTCGGACGTGCCCTCCGACCAGGTCCCAGACGCCCGGGTACCACGGCGCGTCGTCGCGACGATGGCACAGCAGCAGCCGACCGTGCCGCACCAGCACGCAGGCCACGACTTCTGGGCGGGACACGCTCATGCCGACCACCCGGCTCAGCCCGGGCCGCCGTCGCCCAGCACGAGCGCCCGCAGCTGCTCGACCGGCAGCTTCGGCCGACGGTCCTCGTCGAGCAGGCCGTTGGTCTCCTGGCCGGTGTCGGTGAGCTGGGTGTAGCAGAAGCCGGCCAGCGGCGGGCACGCGCGCACCGCGTCGAAGAGGTCGCGCAGCCGGGCGGCGAAGTCCTCGGCGTCGGCGGCCGTGGAGTACCCCCAGGCCTCCTCCCGGTCGGCGGCGTAGCTGACCCCGCCGAACTCGGTCAGCATCAGCGGCTGGCCCCGGTCGCCGTCGCAGGTCAGCCGGACCCGCCGGCCGGCGTGGCCGATGCCGCCGGCGAGCAGCTCGCGCACGGCGTCCGCCGTGCCGTACCGCTGGCGGAGCTGCTCCCCGGAGGGGGCGTAGTCGTGCACCGACCAGATGTCGGAGTCGGTGTGCTCCCAGCCGTCGTTGGACACCACCGGGCGGGTCGGGTCTACCGCCCGGGTCAGGTTGGCCAGCCCGGTGGCGTAGTGCCGCTGGGCCGGCACGTGCGCGGCGTGCTGGACGCCCCAGCTCTCGTTCAGCGGCACCCAGGTCACGACGCACGGGTGGGAGCGGTCCCGGCGGACCAGCGCGACCCACTCCCCGGTCACCTGCTGGACCGCCCGGGCCGAGAAGGCGTAGGCGCTCGCCATCTCACCCCAGACGGCGAGGCCCAGCCGGTCCGCCCAGTACAGGAAGCGCGGGTCCTCGGCCTTCTGGTGCACCCGGACCGCGTTGAAGCCGAGCGCCTTGATGGCCTCGACCTCGGCGCGCAGCGCGGCGGCGCTCGGGGCGGCCAGGTGGGACTGGGGCCAGTAGCCCTGGCCCAGCACCGAGCGGAGGTAGTAGGGGCGGTCGTTGAGGAGGAAGCGGCCGTCGGCGACGGCGGCCGAGCGCAGCCCGAGGTAGGAGGTGACCTCGTCCGGCCGGGACCGGGCCGCCGGGCCGGGTGTGCGCTCCGCCGTCGCCGGCCCCGCCAGGGTCAGCGTGGCGTCGACCAGGGTCGGGCGCTCCGGTGACCAGAGGAGCTCCTGGGCGGCCTGCCCGTTGTGCTGGCGGGGGAGGTCCAGCAGTACCCGCACGTCCTGGTCCAGGACCCGGGTCGACTGCTCGGCGAGCAGCTCGCCGTCGTGCTCGAGGCGGACCCGCAGCGTCTCCTGCCCGGTCGGCCGGCGGCTCAGCCGGACCTCCGCCGTCACCGACGCGGCCGGCAGGTCGGCGGTCCAGGCGAGCTCGGCGATGTGCAGCGCGGGGACGGCCTCGAGCCAGACCGGCTGCCAGATGCCGGTGGTGCGGTGGTACCAGACCGCGTGCGGCTCGGCCCGCCAGTCCTGCTTCCCGCGCGGCTTGGCGACGTCGGCCGGGTCGTCCTGGGCCCGGACGACCAGCTCCAGCGGTCGGGGCACCACCGGCGCCCCTGGCTCCGCCGACCGGGCCGCCCGGGTGACGACGTCGGTGATGTCGACGGCGAAGGGCGTCTGCCCGCCCTCGTGGCTGCCGAGGTGCTGCCCGTCGAGCCACACCGTCGCGCGGTAGTCCACGGCGCCGAAGTGCAGCAGCACCCGGTCACCCTGCGCGCCGCCGTCCGGGCCGTCCGCCGGTCCGCCGTCCGGGCCGTCCGCGGGTCCGCCGTCCGGGCTGCCCGCCGCGCCGTCCGTGGCGAACCAGGCCCGGCGCAGGTCCGCGGCGTCGATGGTGCGCCGGTACCAGACCTCGGGCAGGAAGCCGGTCTCGCCGACGCCGGACGCCGGCGACTCCGGCGGGAAGGGCACCTCGATCCGCCGGTCGAAGCGGACCTCCCCCGGGGTGGTCCCGCCGGGCGGGGCGACGGCGAAGTCCCAGGTGCCGCACAGGTCGGCCCACCGGGACCGGACGGCCTGCGGCCGGGGGTAGGTGCCGTCCTGCCGGCTGGCGGGGGCGTCCTGCCGGCTGCCGGCGCCGGGCGGCGGGGGTGCGCTCATCGTTCCTCCTCGGGCACGGCGGCCGGGCCGGGTCGTCCGGGCCTCACCCGCGGCCGCCCGTGCCCGCGGCCGCGGTGCTCTGCCGGGGGAGCAGCCGGTGCTCCACCGTGACCGTCCGCGGCTCCGTGCCGGCCGGCGCCAGCAGCAGCTCCAGCGCGGTGGCCGCGACGGCCCGCTTGTCCGGGGAGATGGTGGTCAGCGCCGGGTTGGCGAACCGGCCCTCCTCCACGTCGTCGATCCCCACCACGGCGACGTCACCCGGGACGTCCAGGCCGCGGCTGGCGAGGGTGTGCATGGCCCCCAGGGCGAGGGCGTCGTTGAAGCAGAACACCGCGTCCGGTGGCTCGGGCAGGGCGAGCAGGCGGTCCATCGCGGCGGCGCCGTCGGGCCGGTGGAAGTGCTCGACGACGGCGACCAGCTCGGCCCGGCGGGGCACCCCGGCCCGGTCCAGGGCGTCGTGGTAGCCGGCCAGACGCAGCAGCGCCGTCTCGTTGGGGCCGTCCAGCTGGGCGCCGATCGCGGCCACCCGCCGCCGGCCGCGGTCGAGCAGGTGGCCGGTGGCCTCGGCCGCGGCCCGCCGGTTGTCGATCGTGACCAGGTTGAAGCCGCTGGGCCCGATGTGCTCGCCGAGCAGCACGAGCGGGGTCTGGACCGGGTAGGTGCGCAGGGTCGCCGCGGTCAGCGCCAGCGGGCTGAGGACCAGGCCGTCGAGCACCGGCAGGTCCACCCCGCTGAGGAGGGCCCGTTCGGCCTCCTCGGTGCCGTCGGTCTGGCTCAGCAGCACGATGCGCCCGTGGGCCTTGGCGGCGCGCACGAGCTCGCTGGCCAGCTCGGCGAAGTAGGGCTGGGTCAGCTCGGGCAGGGCGACGGCGACCAGCCCGGTGGTCCCGCGGCGCAGGTGCCGGGCGGCGAGGTTGGGCCGGTAGGGCAGCTCGCGCAGCGCGCTCTCGACCTTCTGCTGGGTGGCGGCGGTGACCGAGCCGGTGCCGTTGACCACGTTGGAGACGGTCTTGATGGACACCCCCGCCCGGGAGGCGACGTCCTGCAGCCGGATCCGCCCGGTCCCCACGGCAGCACCTCCTCGGTCGCGGCGCCCGACGGCGCCCACCCGGCGCGGCCGCCGCGCCCGGCATCACCGTGACCCTACTGAGATGCCGGTGGGGTTGTACAACGTTTACCGGTGAGGTAGGAAATGCAGTGCGTGGCACTCACCCAGCGCAGCACCGTGCCCTGCGCATCCTGACGAGGAGCTCGACGATGAGAAATGCACCACGTCCCCACCCCCGCACCCCCCGCCGGGCCGCCCGTACCCCCCGCCGGGCCGCGGCGCTGGCCGTGACCACCGCCGGGGCGCTGGCCCTGGCCGCCTGCGGCGGGGGGATGACCCCCGAGGAGGCCGCCGGCGGCGGCGAGGCCGCCGCCCCGGAGGCCGAGTTCACCGGCGAGTACACCGGACCGGAGGTCGAGCTGGCCTACTGGAACGGGTTCACCGGCGGTGACGGCCCGTTCATGCAGGAGATGGTCGACCAGTTCAACTCCGAGCACGACAACATCACCGTCGTCCCCAACACCATGGAGTGGGGCGACTTCTACCAGCGGGTCCCCGCCGCGGTGAACGCCGGGGAGGGCCCCGACGTCGGCGTCATGCACCTGGACCAGCTCGCCACCCAGGCCGCCCGCGGCGTCATCCTGCCGCTGGACGACCTCGCCGAGACCCTGGAGCTGACCGCCGACGACTTCACCGAGGAGGTCTGGAACGCCGGCGAGTACCAGGACCGGCGCTACGGCATCCCGCTCGACGTGCACTCCCTGGCGATGTACTACAACACCGAGCACTTCGAGGCGGCCGGCATCACCGAGCCGCCCACCGACGAGGCCTCGTTCATGGACGCGCTCGACAAGCTCCAGGCGGCCGGCCACGAGCAGCCCTTCTGGATGCCCCAGCTCTGGCCGAGCCACCTGATGTGGCTGTCCCTGGCCTGGCAGAACGGCGCCGAGGTCTACGCCGAGGACGGCTCCGAGGCGCACTACGACGCGCCCGAGGCGGTCGCCGCGCTGGAGTGGCAGCGGTCCATCATCGAGCAGGGGTACAGCCCCTCCGACGTCGCCCAGGACTCCCAGTACGTCGCGTTCAAGAACGGCGAGACCTCCGTCACCTGGGACGGGATCTGGCAGATCAACGACCTCGAGGCGGCCGGGCTGCCCTACGGCATCGCCCCGGTGCCGACGATCGGCGAGGAGGAGGCGGTCTGGGCCAACTCGCACCACTTCTTCATCGCCAAGCAGGCCGGGGAGGACGAGAACAAGTACCTCGCCGCGCAGGCCTTCATCTCCTGGATGAGCGAGCACTCGGGCGACTGGGCGGGGGCCGGGATGATCCCCGCGCGGCAGTCGGTCCGCGACAGCGGCGTCCTGGACGACATGCCGCAGGGCGTCATCGCCGAGCAGATCGACAAGATGCGCTTCCTCCCGCCGGTCCCCGGCCTCGGTGGCGTGCAGACCGAGGCGCTGGAGCCCGCCCTCGCCGATGCCGTCCTCGGCAACGTCGAGCCGGCCGACGCCATGGGCCGCGCCTCCGCGCAGGCCACCGACCTGATGCAGGAGAACCTCGAGAGCTTCGGGGGCTGACCATGTCGGCGCCGGTGATCACGCCGCCCCGGAGCTCGGCGGAGCTCCGGGCGGCCCCGGGCCGTCACCTGCCCACCCACGGCAGGGCGACCCCGTGGCTCTTCCTCGCCCCCTACCTGGTGCTGTTCCTCGCGTTCGTGCTCGCCCCGATCGTGCTGGGCGCCTGGATCAGCCTGCACCGGTGGGACTACACGCTGCCCGGCAAGCCGTTCGTCGGGCTGGAGAACTACGCCACCCTCTTCGACTTCGACTCCATCACCGCCAGCCAGTTCTGGGACTCCATGCAGGCCACCGCGATCTTCACGGTGCTCTCCGTCCCGCTGCTGCTGGTGGTGCCGCTCGGCGTCGCCCTGCTGATGAACCTGAAGGTGCGGGGCAAGAACCTCTTCCGGGCGGTCTACTTCGCGCCCTACGTGCTCGGGGTGGCCGTCGTCGCCGTGCTGTGGCGCTACCTGCTGGACAACAACATCGGCCTCGTCAACTACTACCTCGACCGGCTCGGCCTGCCGGGGGACACCCCGTGGACCACCTCGGTGCCCGAGGCGTGGGTGGCGCTGGTCGCCGTCACGGTGTGGTGGACGCTGGGGTTCAACGCGGTGATCTACCTCGCCGCGCTTCAGGACATCCCGGGCGAGCTCTACGAGGCCGCCCGCGTCGACGGCGCCAACACCTGGCAGCGGTTCGTCAACGTCACCCTGCCCGGCCTGCGCCCCGTGCTGGCCTTCATCACGATGATCACGATCATCGCCTCGGCGAACATGTTCGGCCAGGCCTACCTCATCACCAACGGCGGGCCGGGCCGGGAGACCCGGACCGCGATCTACCAGATCGCCGAGACCGGGCTGCGGAACTACCAGATGGGCACCGCCGCAGCCATGAGCTACATCCTCACCATCATCCTCATGGTCCTGAGCATCGTGGTGTTCTGGGCGTTCCGGGAGCGGAAGGACCGGGCATGAGTACCTCAGTCGAGACCCGGGCCCCGGCCGGCGGCCCGGCCGCCGAGCCGCGGCCGGCCGGCCCCCGCCGGCCGGTCGGCCGCACGGTGCTGCGCTACGCGGTGCTGATCGCGCTGGCGCTGATCTTCGTCAGCCCGATCATCTTCATGGTCCTGACCTCCTTCAAGGAGCGCGGCCAGGCCGCCGGGTACCCGCCGACCTGGATCCCCGACCCGTTCACCACCCAGGCCTACGAGACCATCTTCGCGACCCGCGGCACCCCGGTGCTGCGGTGGTTCACCAACAGCCTCGTCGCGGCGGTGGCCAACGCCGCGCTCGTCGTCATCACCTCGGCGCTGGCCGCCTACGCCCTGGCCCGCATGCACTTCCGCGGGCAGCGGCTGGTCTTCGCCGCGGTGGTGCTGACGCTGTTCGTGCCGCCGGTCATCCTGATCATCCCCAACTACCTCATCGTCGGGGAGCTGGGCTGGCTCAACACCCTGCTCGCGGTGATCGTCCCGACGGCGGCCTCGGCCTTCGGGGTGTTCTTCCTGCGGCAGTTCTTCCTCGGCATCCCGGTGGAGCTGGAGGAGGCGGCCCGGATCGACGGCGCGCACCAGTGGCAGATCTTCTCCCGGATCGTGCTGCCCCTGGCCCGGCCCGCGCTCGCCACCCTCGCGCTGCTGTCCCTGCTGACCAACTGGAACGACTTCCTCTGGCCGGTCTACGTGCTCTTCAGCGCCGACATGCAGACCCTGCCGGCGGGCCTGTCGACCCTGCAGACGGCCAACTCGGTCCGGTACGACCTGCTGATGGCCGGCGCAGTCATCGCCAGCGTGCCCGTGCTCCTGCTCTACGTCTTCCTCCAGCGGTTCATCATCGAGGGCGTCTCCCGCTCGGGCGTCAAGGGCTGAGGATGGGCAGCGCCCGGTCCGACCGCCGTGGCCGCGGTGGTCCTGGCCGGCTGCGGCGGCGGGGGCGGCGGGACCGGCTACGGCGCCCCGGACGAGGCCGGCACCGGCGGCTCGCCGTCGGCCACCGCCACGCCCACCGGCCCGGCCGAGCCCGGCTCGCCCGCGGCCAACCCGGTCATCGACGACGACTTCCCGGACCCGGACCTGCTGGAGGTCGACGGCACCTACTACGCCTACGCGACCAACGGGAACAACCGCAACGTCCGGGTGGCCCGCTCGACCGACCTGCTCGCCTGGGAGCCGCTGCCGGACGCCCTGCCCGAGCTGCCCAGCTGGGTGATCCCCGGCAAGACCTGGGCGCCGGAGGTGACCGAGCTCGGCCCGGGCCGGTATGTGCTGTACTTCACCGCCACCAACTTCTCCCCGGCCCTGCAGTGCGTCGGGGTGGCCACCGGCACCGACCCGGCCGGCCCGTTCACCGTGGCGGGGGAGGAGATGCTGGTCTGCCCCGAGGCGGAGGGCGGCGCCATCGACGCCTCGACCTTCCGGGACGCCGACGGCACCTGGTACCTGCTGTGGAAGAACGACGGCAACTGCTGCGGGCTGGACACCTGGCTGCAGATCGCCCCGCTGTCCGCCGACGGCCTGAGCCTGGCCGCCGCCCCCACCCGGCTGGTCAAGCAGGACCAGCCCTGGGAGGGGGACCTGGTCGAGGCGCCCACCCTGGTCGAGCGGGACGGCACCTACACCCTGCTCTACTCCGCCAACGACTACGGCGGCCCCGCGTACACCATCGGCTACGCCACCGCCCCGGACGTGCTCGGCCCGTACACCAAGGCGCCGGAACCCCTGCTGACCACCGCCGGCACCGACGAGCAGTACGTCGGCCCCGGCGGGCAGGACGTGCTCGTCGGCCCGGACGGGCAGGACCTGCTCGCCTTCCACTCCTGGTACGGCGAGGAGACCTACCGGGCGATGAACCTCCTGCCGCTGCGGTGGACCGGCGGCACCCCCGCCGTCGAGCTGCCGTAGCCGGCTGTCACGATGGCGGCCCACCCCCCACCCACGACGGAGGCAATGATGACGTTCTCTCCTCGACGGCGGCCAGCAGCCCTGGTCGCCGCGCTCGCCGCGCTCGTGCTGGCGCTCCTCGGCGCCGGCCCGGCGGCGGCGCACCAGCCGGCCGCACCGGCCGCGGCGCACCCGCCGGCTGCCCCGGCCGCCCAGCACCAGCCCGCCGCCGCGGCCGCCCAGCACCAGCCCGCCGGCTGGCCGGGCCTGGGCACCAGGGACCGGTACACCA contains:
- a CDS encoding glycoside hydrolase family 43 protein is translated as MAAVVLAGCGGGGGGTGYGAPDEAGTGGSPSATATPTGPAEPGSPAANPVIDDDFPDPDLLEVDGTYYAYATNGNNRNVRVARSTDLLAWEPLPDALPELPSWVIPGKTWAPEVTELGPGRYVLYFTATNFSPALQCVGVATGTDPAGPFTVAGEEMLVCPEAEGGAIDASTFRDADGTWYLLWKNDGNCCGLDTWLQIAPLSADGLSLAAAPTRLVKQDQPWEGDLVEAPTLVERDGTYTLLYSANDYGGPAYTIGYATAPDVLGPYTKAPEPLLTTAGTDEQYVGPGGQDVLVGPDGQDLLAFHSWYGEETYRAMNLLPLRWTGGTPAVELP